A genomic window from Sanguibacter antarcticus includes:
- a CDS encoding ParA family protein, with protein sequence MTSQAQDDTSEPTLDPTLDAVGRRLPDFPEPAPLTSHGPARIIAMCNQKGGVGKTTTTINLGASLAEYGRRVLIVDFDPQGAASVGLGVNPHELDQTIYNLLMERDADIHATIVPTRISGLHVLPANIDLSAAEVQLVGEVARESVLSRVLRPVTDDYDVILVDCQPSLGLLTVNALTAAHGVLIPLECEFFALRGVALLVETIEKIRDRLNPRLEVDGIIATMYDNRTLHSREVVARVFEAFNETLMHTVIGRTVKFPDSSVAAEPITTYAPTHAGATAYRQLARELVFRGDAA encoded by the coding sequence CGACTTCCCGGAGCCGGCCCCGCTGACCAGCCACGGCCCTGCGCGGATCATCGCGATGTGCAACCAGAAGGGTGGCGTGGGCAAGACGACCACGACCATCAACCTCGGTGCCAGCCTCGCGGAGTACGGTCGCCGCGTCCTCATCGTCGACTTCGACCCCCAGGGCGCGGCCTCGGTCGGTCTCGGGGTCAACCCGCACGAGCTCGACCAGACGATCTACAACCTCCTCATGGAGCGCGACGCCGACATCCACGCGACGATCGTGCCGACCCGCATCTCCGGGCTGCACGTGCTGCCCGCCAACATCGACCTGTCCGCTGCGGAGGTGCAGCTCGTCGGCGAGGTCGCCCGCGAGTCCGTCCTCTCCCGCGTGCTGCGCCCGGTGACGGACGACTACGACGTCATCCTCGTCGACTGCCAGCCGAGCCTCGGGCTCCTCACCGTCAACGCGCTCACCGCCGCCCACGGCGTCCTCATCCCGCTCGAGTGCGAGTTCTTCGCGCTGCGCGGCGTCGCGCTGCTCGTCGAGACGATCGAGAAGATCCGCGACCGGCTCAACCCGCGCCTCGAGGTCGACGGCATCATCGCGACGATGTACGACAACCGGACCCTGCACTCCCGCGAGGTCGTCGCCCGAGTCTTCGAAGCGTTCAACGAGACCCTCATGCACACCGTCATCGGGCGCACGGTGAAGTTCCCGGACTCCTCGGTGGCCGCCGAACCCATCACCACGTACGCCCCGACGCACGCGGGCGCGACGGCCTACCGTCAGCTCGCACGCGAGCTCGTCTTCCGTGGCGACGCGGCCTGA